The DNA region TGCGGGAAAACTGCAAGCTTCTTATAGTTACCTCACTATAGAAGAAATTCAAGACAAAATACTTCCCTTTCTTGAGAAAACACTTGATGATTTATATAAACTGGGATCGCTGGTGGACCAGAAAATTTCTTAACATAAAAATATGTCTACTTTTTTTGACATTGTATATCAGTCCATAAGCGAATATGAATATCCTGTTAAGGAAGCATTTTTCGAGTTTATGATCTCTCCTTGCGAATGCGAGTTTCAGACGTTAGTTGAATTTCAGATAAAAACTTCTACTGGACAAGATGTTTTCACTACTAAAAACAGTTTTGGATTTAATCAGATAAGAATAAGACCTGCAGGTTATTTCAAAAGTTTTAAACTGGAATATTCTACAAAGGTCAAAAAGGGTGGAATTAATAATAATGACAACCTCAGACCTTCAGCACATGAGCAGTGGGCCGAAATAAACTCAACAAACTTTTATATAGACAATTTTCTTTATCTCCATGCCTCCCCTCTCACTATTATTCCCAAACAAAATCAGAATGAAATTTTAATTTACCGAAGAAGTTCTGATCTGCTTGACTATTCCCTGGAATTAAATTCACATATTCATAACCTTATATCTTATGAAAAAGAAGTAACAAATGTAAACACTACAGCAGCAGAGGTTATCCTATTAAAGAAGGGTGTTTGTCAGGATTATACACATTTGTTCCTAGCTATGGCAAGAAGCAACGGGCTTGCCTGCCGCTATGTATCAGGTTACCTTGACCAGGGAACAACTTATACAGGCACTTCCGGAATGCATGCCTGGGCAGAAGTTTATATTCCAGGAATGGGCTGGACAGGCTTTGACCCTACCAATAACTCCCGTGTCAACATCCAATATATAAAAGTTGCCCATGGAAGAGATTAT from Sporocytophaga myxococcoides includes:
- a CDS encoding transglutaminase-like domain-containing protein; its protein translation is MSTFFDIVYQSISEYEYPVKEAFFEFMISPCECEFQTLVEFQIKTSTGQDVFTTKNSFGFNQIRIRPAGYFKSFKLEYSTKVKKGGINNNDNLRPSAHEQWAEINSTNFYIDNFLYLHASPLTIIPKQNQNEILIYRRSSDLLDYSLELNSHIHNLISYEKEVTNVNTTAAEVILLKKGVCQDYTHLFLAMARSNGLACRYVSGYLDQGTTYTGTSGMHAWAEVYIPGMGWTGFDPTNNSRVNIQYIKVAHGRDYNDCSPIKGVLLSIGENKTHHLVHVSQQQQ